The following are from one region of the Dermacentor albipictus isolate Rhodes 1998 colony chromosome 5, USDA_Dalb.pri_finalv2, whole genome shotgun sequence genome:
- the LOC135911192 gene encoding scm-like with four MBT domains protein 2 isoform X2 — MFHIQRQCAEAFERGGAAASAAMSGKVPSSPKKEGSPHKRQSLTGTTEDDGEAEFHWDDYLESTQSEAVPATAFAHVEHSLESGLRPGMKLEVPLSSADGGSGNGENGGGVYWLASVVTTCGPLLSLRYLGYGADRSADFWCDVGTNEVHPLGWCARNHKPLKPPPAILEKHLDWEKLLADELKSAVTVPAYVLEMKGSAPIDQIQPGMKLLVLEEENPLNGWAASVLKNVGGRLLLRYDGCSDPHWDLWLFYLSHRVKALDTPSHGDQNYRPPQCIENLHSLDEWKRILRESMGEAQKYNGKILANILQPPVPLSEHSFEVGHKVELLNPLSRTEACPATVTASLASGQWFLVQVDDLRHPAEAPPLVRCCHARSQTLLPVGWAQKNGLSLLAPPGYMHETFNWEEYLRSCAAKAAPRSCFHLEEDSLGFEPNQKLEVVNGKNPNELCVGTVERVCPPLVWVRLEDSVEGGTRVVLPLRSQQLFPVGWCGSNGWPLRPPRDWAPPGRPSAPSPLRRAGGSTAAPSTSAAAADKTSKKSGSVEAKSGWCPALHLNHRCFSGPLLSKGRLAELPRQTGPGPVALVLREVLAQLIGVAYKPSRVLAILQLRGSPTPGMHQQTLKAKYKGKTYRATVETVRSSGEVGAFCRSICEKLECCPNLFGPTSFGENSCPDNCSGLTKTKYTYHFVRKRHKRQMALRKAKQARSESPASGANASSSGSTGELGEGKQSRVDVTISASQQGAASKELNATSTSNTNTTTSAAAAAAAKKSERLSNRPATRPPTRIGHRPPGRPPGRPPKSANRQPPPPPVSSSCGSSNAPPPDDRPGVRTRGARLPDFKTLNLDLRWQKPLRARLLSNKKQQQQASRSDTPDSLSSEGTAESAQEASSRSLSSLVSTQQQQQQPKPHIPHLCLESNPIEWTVGDVARFVAGTNCAPLVRVLQEQEIDGQALLLLTLPMVQEFLELQPDPAIQFCQLLERIKLAFYLQYAK, encoded by the exons GTGGAGCACAGTCTGGAGAGTGGCCTGCGCCCAGGCATGAAGTTGGAAGTGCCACTGAGCTCTGCCGATGGTGGCAGTGGCAACGGCGAAAATGGTGGCGGAGTCTACTGGCTGGCCTCGGTGGTGACCACGTGCGGCCCGCTGTTGTCCCTGCGCTACCTGGGCTACGGGGCGGACCGGTCAGCCGACTTCTGGTGCGACGTGGGCACGAACGAGGTGCATCCACTTGGGTGGTGCGCCCGCAACCACAAGCCTCTCAAGCCACCTCCGG CCATATTGGAGAAGCACTTGGACTGGGAGAAGCTGCTTGCTGATGAATTGAAGAGTGCTGTCACCGTGCCAGCCTATGTCCTTGAGATG AAAGGCTCGGCGCCCATTGACCAGATCCAGCCAGGCATGAAGCTACTTGTGCTCGAGGAAGAAAACCCGCTGAATGGCTGGGCTGCTTCT GTGCTGAAGAATGTGGGTGGTCGTCTGCTTCTGCGCTATGACGGGTGCAGTGACCCCCATTGGGACCTGTGGCTCTTTTACCTGTCCCACCGGGTCAAGGCCCTCGACACACCTTCACACGGCGACCAAAATTATCGACCACCACAGT GCATTGAGAATCTGCACTCGCTGGATGAGTGGAAGCGCATACTGCGCGAGTCCATGGGTGAGGCCCAGAAGTACAATGGAAAGATCCTTGCCAACATACTCCAG CCGCCGGTCCCTCTGTCTGAGCACAGCTTTGAAGTCGGCCACAAGGTGGAGCTGCTGAACCCCTTGAGTCGTACGGAGGCCTGTCCTGCCACGGTCACGGccagcttggcctcgggtcagtGGTTCCTCGTGCAG gtggaTGACCTCAGGCATCCCGCAGAAGCACCCCCTCTGGTTCGTTGCTGCCATGCGCGCTCGCAGActcttctgccagtcggctgGGCTCAGAAGAACGGGCTGTCCCTCCTGGCACCCCCGG GCTACATGCACGAGACATTCAACTGGGAGGAGTACCTCAGGTCGTGTGCAGCTAAAGCAGCGCCAAGGTCGTGCTTTCACCTG GAAGAAGACAGCCTAGGCTTTGAGCCAAACCAGAAGCTGGAGGTGGTTAATGGCAAGAATCCCAACGAG TTGTGTGTTGGAACAGTGGAGCGGGTTTGCCCTCCCCTAGTGTGGGTCCGCCTGGAGGACAGTGTCGAGGGCGGCACCAGGGTGGTGCTGCCCCTGCGCTCGCAACAGCTGTTCCCTGTCGGGTGGTGTGGTTCGAATGGGTGGCCCCTTCGACCGCCCCGTGACTGGGCCCCTCCAGGCCGTCCTTCCGCACCGTCACCACTTAGGCGTGCAGGTGGCAGCACAGCAGCGCCATCGACATCTGCAGCGGCTGCCGACAAAACCAG CAAGAAGTCAGGATCTGTGGAGGCCAAGTCAG GTTGGTGCCCTGCGCTGCACCTGAACCATCGGTGTTTCTCGGGGCCACTGCTATCCAAAGGGCGTCTGGCAGAACTCCCACGTCAAACGGGGCCAGGTCCAGTGGCGCTGGTGCTGCGTGAAGTGCTGGCACAGCTCATCGGTGTTGCCTACAAGCCGAGCCGGGTGCTCGCCATCCTTCAGCTGCGGGGAAGCCCCACACCAGGCATGCACCAGCAAACACTCAAAGCCAA GTACAAGGGAAAGACGTATCGAGCTACGGTAGAAACAGTCCGCAGCAGTGGCGAAGTGGGTGCATTCTGCCGCAGCATCTGTGAGAAGCTCGAGTGCTGTCCAAACCTGTTTGGGCCGACAAGCTTTGGTGAGAACTCCTGCCCTGACAACTGCTCTGGGCTCACCAAGACCAAGTACA CCTACCACTTTGTGCGCAAGCGGCACAAACGGCAGATGGCGCTCCGCAAAGCGAAGCAGGCACGCTCCGAGAGCCCTGCATCCGGAGCCAATGCCTCGTCCAGCGGGTCCACAGGCGAACTGGGCGAGGGAAAGCAGAGCCGGGTTGACGTCACCATCTCG GCATCTCAGCAAGGTGCAGCTTCCAAGGAACTCAATGCCACTTCTACCTCTAACACTAACACCACcacctctgctgctgctgctgctgccgcgaaaAAGTCGGAGCGGCTGTCAAATCGCCCAGCCACACGGCCGCCCACTCGGATTGGACATCGACCACCTGGCCGACCGCCTGGCCGACCGCCCAAGTCTGCTAACAGGCA GCCTCCTCCTCCCCCTGTCAGCTCATCCTGTGGGTCATCAAATGCACCACCACCGGACGATCGGCCTGGCGTGCGCACGCGGGGTGCGCGCCTGCCCGACTTCAAGACCCTCAACTTGGACCTGCGTTGGCAGAAGCCTCTGCGGGCACGTCTGCTGTCCAAcaagaagcaacagcagcaggcaTCACGCTCGGACACCCCAGACTCTCTGTCCTCTGAGGGCACCGCTGAG TCGGCACAAGAGGCATCTTCGCGGTCGTTATCGTCGTTGGtgagcacacagcagcagcagcagcaaccaaaGCCCCACATTCCCCACCTGTGCTTGGAGTCCAATCCCATTGAGTGGACGGTCGGGGATGTGGCCCGCTTCGTCGCCGGCACCAACTGTGCGCCCCTGGTTCGTGTCCTGCAGGAACAG GAAATTGACGGCCAGGCTCTACTGCTGCTGACACTACCAATGGTTCAAGAGTTCCTTGAACTTCAGCCGGATCCTGCCATCCAGTTTTGCCAGCTTCTGGAACGGATAAAACTGGCCTTCTACCTCCAGTATGCCAAGTGA
- the LOC135911192 gene encoding scm-like with four MBT domains protein 2 isoform X1, producing MRRDGQLVEPARLQFRQISARKTLGGGAAASAAMSGKVPSSPKKEGSPHKRQSLTGTTEDDGEAEFHWDDYLESTQSEAVPATAFAHVEHSLESGLRPGMKLEVPLSSADGGSGNGENGGGVYWLASVVTTCGPLLSLRYLGYGADRSADFWCDVGTNEVHPLGWCARNHKPLKPPPAILEKHLDWEKLLADELKSAVTVPAYVLEMKGSAPIDQIQPGMKLLVLEEENPLNGWAASVLKNVGGRLLLRYDGCSDPHWDLWLFYLSHRVKALDTPSHGDQNYRPPQCIENLHSLDEWKRILRESMGEAQKYNGKILANILQPPVPLSEHSFEVGHKVELLNPLSRTEACPATVTASLASGQWFLVQVDDLRHPAEAPPLVRCCHARSQTLLPVGWAQKNGLSLLAPPGYMHETFNWEEYLRSCAAKAAPRSCFHLEEDSLGFEPNQKLEVVNGKNPNELCVGTVERVCPPLVWVRLEDSVEGGTRVVLPLRSQQLFPVGWCGSNGWPLRPPRDWAPPGRPSAPSPLRRAGGSTAAPSTSAAAADKTSKKSGSVEAKSGWCPALHLNHRCFSGPLLSKGRLAELPRQTGPGPVALVLREVLAQLIGVAYKPSRVLAILQLRGSPTPGMHQQTLKAKYKGKTYRATVETVRSSGEVGAFCRSICEKLECCPNLFGPTSFGENSCPDNCSGLTKTKYTYHFVRKRHKRQMALRKAKQARSESPASGANASSSGSTGELGEGKQSRVDVTISASQQGAASKELNATSTSNTNTTTSAAAAAAAKKSERLSNRPATRPPTRIGHRPPGRPPGRPPKSANRQPPPPPVSSSCGSSNAPPPDDRPGVRTRGARLPDFKTLNLDLRWQKPLRARLLSNKKQQQQASRSDTPDSLSSEGTAESAQEASSRSLSSLVSTQQQQQQPKPHIPHLCLESNPIEWTVGDVARFVAGTNCAPLVRVLQEQEIDGQALLLLTLPMVQEFLELQPDPAIQFCQLLERIKLAFYLQYAK from the exons GTGGAGCACAGTCTGGAGAGTGGCCTGCGCCCAGGCATGAAGTTGGAAGTGCCACTGAGCTCTGCCGATGGTGGCAGTGGCAACGGCGAAAATGGTGGCGGAGTCTACTGGCTGGCCTCGGTGGTGACCACGTGCGGCCCGCTGTTGTCCCTGCGCTACCTGGGCTACGGGGCGGACCGGTCAGCCGACTTCTGGTGCGACGTGGGCACGAACGAGGTGCATCCACTTGGGTGGTGCGCCCGCAACCACAAGCCTCTCAAGCCACCTCCGG CCATATTGGAGAAGCACTTGGACTGGGAGAAGCTGCTTGCTGATGAATTGAAGAGTGCTGTCACCGTGCCAGCCTATGTCCTTGAGATG AAAGGCTCGGCGCCCATTGACCAGATCCAGCCAGGCATGAAGCTACTTGTGCTCGAGGAAGAAAACCCGCTGAATGGCTGGGCTGCTTCT GTGCTGAAGAATGTGGGTGGTCGTCTGCTTCTGCGCTATGACGGGTGCAGTGACCCCCATTGGGACCTGTGGCTCTTTTACCTGTCCCACCGGGTCAAGGCCCTCGACACACCTTCACACGGCGACCAAAATTATCGACCACCACAGT GCATTGAGAATCTGCACTCGCTGGATGAGTGGAAGCGCATACTGCGCGAGTCCATGGGTGAGGCCCAGAAGTACAATGGAAAGATCCTTGCCAACATACTCCAG CCGCCGGTCCCTCTGTCTGAGCACAGCTTTGAAGTCGGCCACAAGGTGGAGCTGCTGAACCCCTTGAGTCGTACGGAGGCCTGTCCTGCCACGGTCACGGccagcttggcctcgggtcagtGGTTCCTCGTGCAG gtggaTGACCTCAGGCATCCCGCAGAAGCACCCCCTCTGGTTCGTTGCTGCCATGCGCGCTCGCAGActcttctgccagtcggctgGGCTCAGAAGAACGGGCTGTCCCTCCTGGCACCCCCGG GCTACATGCACGAGACATTCAACTGGGAGGAGTACCTCAGGTCGTGTGCAGCTAAAGCAGCGCCAAGGTCGTGCTTTCACCTG GAAGAAGACAGCCTAGGCTTTGAGCCAAACCAGAAGCTGGAGGTGGTTAATGGCAAGAATCCCAACGAG TTGTGTGTTGGAACAGTGGAGCGGGTTTGCCCTCCCCTAGTGTGGGTCCGCCTGGAGGACAGTGTCGAGGGCGGCACCAGGGTGGTGCTGCCCCTGCGCTCGCAACAGCTGTTCCCTGTCGGGTGGTGTGGTTCGAATGGGTGGCCCCTTCGACCGCCCCGTGACTGGGCCCCTCCAGGCCGTCCTTCCGCACCGTCACCACTTAGGCGTGCAGGTGGCAGCACAGCAGCGCCATCGACATCTGCAGCGGCTGCCGACAAAACCAG CAAGAAGTCAGGATCTGTGGAGGCCAAGTCAG GTTGGTGCCCTGCGCTGCACCTGAACCATCGGTGTTTCTCGGGGCCACTGCTATCCAAAGGGCGTCTGGCAGAACTCCCACGTCAAACGGGGCCAGGTCCAGTGGCGCTGGTGCTGCGTGAAGTGCTGGCACAGCTCATCGGTGTTGCCTACAAGCCGAGCCGGGTGCTCGCCATCCTTCAGCTGCGGGGAAGCCCCACACCAGGCATGCACCAGCAAACACTCAAAGCCAA GTACAAGGGAAAGACGTATCGAGCTACGGTAGAAACAGTCCGCAGCAGTGGCGAAGTGGGTGCATTCTGCCGCAGCATCTGTGAGAAGCTCGAGTGCTGTCCAAACCTGTTTGGGCCGACAAGCTTTGGTGAGAACTCCTGCCCTGACAACTGCTCTGGGCTCACCAAGACCAAGTACA CCTACCACTTTGTGCGCAAGCGGCACAAACGGCAGATGGCGCTCCGCAAAGCGAAGCAGGCACGCTCCGAGAGCCCTGCATCCGGAGCCAATGCCTCGTCCAGCGGGTCCACAGGCGAACTGGGCGAGGGAAAGCAGAGCCGGGTTGACGTCACCATCTCG GCATCTCAGCAAGGTGCAGCTTCCAAGGAACTCAATGCCACTTCTACCTCTAACACTAACACCACcacctctgctgctgctgctgctgccgcgaaaAAGTCGGAGCGGCTGTCAAATCGCCCAGCCACACGGCCGCCCACTCGGATTGGACATCGACCACCTGGCCGACCGCCTGGCCGACCGCCCAAGTCTGCTAACAGGCA GCCTCCTCCTCCCCCTGTCAGCTCATCCTGTGGGTCATCAAATGCACCACCACCGGACGATCGGCCTGGCGTGCGCACGCGGGGTGCGCGCCTGCCCGACTTCAAGACCCTCAACTTGGACCTGCGTTGGCAGAAGCCTCTGCGGGCACGTCTGCTGTCCAAcaagaagcaacagcagcaggcaTCACGCTCGGACACCCCAGACTCTCTGTCCTCTGAGGGCACCGCTGAG TCGGCACAAGAGGCATCTTCGCGGTCGTTATCGTCGTTGGtgagcacacagcagcagcagcagcaaccaaaGCCCCACATTCCCCACCTGTGCTTGGAGTCCAATCCCATTGAGTGGACGGTCGGGGATGTGGCCCGCTTCGTCGCCGGCACCAACTGTGCGCCCCTGGTTCGTGTCCTGCAGGAACAG GAAATTGACGGCCAGGCTCTACTGCTGCTGACACTACCAATGGTTCAAGAGTTCCTTGAACTTCAGCCGGATCCTGCCATCCAGTTTTGCCAGCTTCTGGAACGGATAAAACTGGCCTTCTACCTCCAGTATGCCAAGTGA
- the LOC135911192 gene encoding scm-like with four MBT domains protein 2 isoform X3 → MSGKVPSSPKKEGSPHKRQSLTGTTEDDGEAEFHWDDYLESTQSEAVPATAFAHVEHSLESGLRPGMKLEVPLSSADGGSGNGENGGGVYWLASVVTTCGPLLSLRYLGYGADRSADFWCDVGTNEVHPLGWCARNHKPLKPPPAILEKHLDWEKLLADELKSAVTVPAYVLEMKGSAPIDQIQPGMKLLVLEEENPLNGWAASVLKNVGGRLLLRYDGCSDPHWDLWLFYLSHRVKALDTPSHGDQNYRPPQCIENLHSLDEWKRILRESMGEAQKYNGKILANILQPPVPLSEHSFEVGHKVELLNPLSRTEACPATVTASLASGQWFLVQVDDLRHPAEAPPLVRCCHARSQTLLPVGWAQKNGLSLLAPPGYMHETFNWEEYLRSCAAKAAPRSCFHLEEDSLGFEPNQKLEVVNGKNPNELCVGTVERVCPPLVWVRLEDSVEGGTRVVLPLRSQQLFPVGWCGSNGWPLRPPRDWAPPGRPSAPSPLRRAGGSTAAPSTSAAAADKTSKKSGSVEAKSGWCPALHLNHRCFSGPLLSKGRLAELPRQTGPGPVALVLREVLAQLIGVAYKPSRVLAILQLRGSPTPGMHQQTLKAKYKGKTYRATVETVRSSGEVGAFCRSICEKLECCPNLFGPTSFGENSCPDNCSGLTKTKYTYHFVRKRHKRQMALRKAKQARSESPASGANASSSGSTGELGEGKQSRVDVTISASQQGAASKELNATSTSNTNTTTSAAAAAAAKKSERLSNRPATRPPTRIGHRPPGRPPGRPPKSANRQPPPPPVSSSCGSSNAPPPDDRPGVRTRGARLPDFKTLNLDLRWQKPLRARLLSNKKQQQQASRSDTPDSLSSEGTAESAQEASSRSLSSLVSTQQQQQQPKPHIPHLCLESNPIEWTVGDVARFVAGTNCAPLVRVLQEQEIDGQALLLLTLPMVQEFLELQPDPAIQFCQLLERIKLAFYLQYAK, encoded by the exons GTGGAGCACAGTCTGGAGAGTGGCCTGCGCCCAGGCATGAAGTTGGAAGTGCCACTGAGCTCTGCCGATGGTGGCAGTGGCAACGGCGAAAATGGTGGCGGAGTCTACTGGCTGGCCTCGGTGGTGACCACGTGCGGCCCGCTGTTGTCCCTGCGCTACCTGGGCTACGGGGCGGACCGGTCAGCCGACTTCTGGTGCGACGTGGGCACGAACGAGGTGCATCCACTTGGGTGGTGCGCCCGCAACCACAAGCCTCTCAAGCCACCTCCGG CCATATTGGAGAAGCACTTGGACTGGGAGAAGCTGCTTGCTGATGAATTGAAGAGTGCTGTCACCGTGCCAGCCTATGTCCTTGAGATG AAAGGCTCGGCGCCCATTGACCAGATCCAGCCAGGCATGAAGCTACTTGTGCTCGAGGAAGAAAACCCGCTGAATGGCTGGGCTGCTTCT GTGCTGAAGAATGTGGGTGGTCGTCTGCTTCTGCGCTATGACGGGTGCAGTGACCCCCATTGGGACCTGTGGCTCTTTTACCTGTCCCACCGGGTCAAGGCCCTCGACACACCTTCACACGGCGACCAAAATTATCGACCACCACAGT GCATTGAGAATCTGCACTCGCTGGATGAGTGGAAGCGCATACTGCGCGAGTCCATGGGTGAGGCCCAGAAGTACAATGGAAAGATCCTTGCCAACATACTCCAG CCGCCGGTCCCTCTGTCTGAGCACAGCTTTGAAGTCGGCCACAAGGTGGAGCTGCTGAACCCCTTGAGTCGTACGGAGGCCTGTCCTGCCACGGTCACGGccagcttggcctcgggtcagtGGTTCCTCGTGCAG gtggaTGACCTCAGGCATCCCGCAGAAGCACCCCCTCTGGTTCGTTGCTGCCATGCGCGCTCGCAGActcttctgccagtcggctgGGCTCAGAAGAACGGGCTGTCCCTCCTGGCACCCCCGG GCTACATGCACGAGACATTCAACTGGGAGGAGTACCTCAGGTCGTGTGCAGCTAAAGCAGCGCCAAGGTCGTGCTTTCACCTG GAAGAAGACAGCCTAGGCTTTGAGCCAAACCAGAAGCTGGAGGTGGTTAATGGCAAGAATCCCAACGAG TTGTGTGTTGGAACAGTGGAGCGGGTTTGCCCTCCCCTAGTGTGGGTCCGCCTGGAGGACAGTGTCGAGGGCGGCACCAGGGTGGTGCTGCCCCTGCGCTCGCAACAGCTGTTCCCTGTCGGGTGGTGTGGTTCGAATGGGTGGCCCCTTCGACCGCCCCGTGACTGGGCCCCTCCAGGCCGTCCTTCCGCACCGTCACCACTTAGGCGTGCAGGTGGCAGCACAGCAGCGCCATCGACATCTGCAGCGGCTGCCGACAAAACCAG CAAGAAGTCAGGATCTGTGGAGGCCAAGTCAG GTTGGTGCCCTGCGCTGCACCTGAACCATCGGTGTTTCTCGGGGCCACTGCTATCCAAAGGGCGTCTGGCAGAACTCCCACGTCAAACGGGGCCAGGTCCAGTGGCGCTGGTGCTGCGTGAAGTGCTGGCACAGCTCATCGGTGTTGCCTACAAGCCGAGCCGGGTGCTCGCCATCCTTCAGCTGCGGGGAAGCCCCACACCAGGCATGCACCAGCAAACACTCAAAGCCAA GTACAAGGGAAAGACGTATCGAGCTACGGTAGAAACAGTCCGCAGCAGTGGCGAAGTGGGTGCATTCTGCCGCAGCATCTGTGAGAAGCTCGAGTGCTGTCCAAACCTGTTTGGGCCGACAAGCTTTGGTGAGAACTCCTGCCCTGACAACTGCTCTGGGCTCACCAAGACCAAGTACA CCTACCACTTTGTGCGCAAGCGGCACAAACGGCAGATGGCGCTCCGCAAAGCGAAGCAGGCACGCTCCGAGAGCCCTGCATCCGGAGCCAATGCCTCGTCCAGCGGGTCCACAGGCGAACTGGGCGAGGGAAAGCAGAGCCGGGTTGACGTCACCATCTCG GCATCTCAGCAAGGTGCAGCTTCCAAGGAACTCAATGCCACTTCTACCTCTAACACTAACACCACcacctctgctgctgctgctgctgccgcgaaaAAGTCGGAGCGGCTGTCAAATCGCCCAGCCACACGGCCGCCCACTCGGATTGGACATCGACCACCTGGCCGACCGCCTGGCCGACCGCCCAAGTCTGCTAACAGGCA GCCTCCTCCTCCCCCTGTCAGCTCATCCTGTGGGTCATCAAATGCACCACCACCGGACGATCGGCCTGGCGTGCGCACGCGGGGTGCGCGCCTGCCCGACTTCAAGACCCTCAACTTGGACCTGCGTTGGCAGAAGCCTCTGCGGGCACGTCTGCTGTCCAAcaagaagcaacagcagcaggcaTCACGCTCGGACACCCCAGACTCTCTGTCCTCTGAGGGCACCGCTGAG TCGGCACAAGAGGCATCTTCGCGGTCGTTATCGTCGTTGGtgagcacacagcagcagcagcagcaaccaaaGCCCCACATTCCCCACCTGTGCTTGGAGTCCAATCCCATTGAGTGGACGGTCGGGGATGTGGCCCGCTTCGTCGCCGGCACCAACTGTGCGCCCCTGGTTCGTGTCCTGCAGGAACAG GAAATTGACGGCCAGGCTCTACTGCTGCTGACACTACCAATGGTTCAAGAGTTCCTTGAACTTCAGCCGGATCCTGCCATCCAGTTTTGCCAGCTTCTGGAACGGATAAAACTGGCCTTCTACCTCCAGTATGCCAAGTGA